The Methylocella silvestris BL2 DNA segment CAATTCGGCGACGGCCGGCTGCGCGCTGCGGCGTGAGCGCAGCATCACGAATTCTAGCTCGCCCAATGGCGGCATGCCCTCACGTGGCGCGCGTTCGATGAGTCCTTTCGGGATCAGCTTGCGCGAATGCGCCATGAATCCGAGGCCGGCTTCGGCGGCGGCGACGAGACCCGAGAGACTACCGCTTGTACAGGCGATCCGCCAGGACGCGCCGGCGCGCTCGAGCGCCGCAATCGCCATAAAGCGCGTCAGGCTGGGCGGCGGATAGAGAATGAGCGGCGCCTGGTCGGTCTGCGACGGCGGCTCTTTTTCGCCGCTGATCCAGACGAGCTTGTCGCGCCAGACGAGATCGCCGCGGTCCTCGCCCGGCCAGCGCTTGCACAGCACAAGGTCGAGTTCGCCCGCGTCGAAGCGATTGATCAGGGTGCTGCTGAGGCCGATCGTGAATTCGAGATCGACCAGCGGATGGTTTTGCACGAACCCGGCGAGGATCTCGGGCAGCCACGAGAGAACCAGATCCTCCGACGCGCCAAAGCGCAGGCGCCCGCGCAGCTTCGCGCCGGCGAAATAGCGCTTCGCCCGCTCATTGGTTTCGAGAATGCTGCGGGCGAAGGCCACCATCGCCTGACCCTCTGGCGTCATCGTGATCGAATGAGTGTCGCGGATGAACAGGCGGCGCCCGACCGCCTTCTCGAGCTTGCGCACATGCTCGCTCACCGTCGGCTGCCCCAGGCCAAGGCGCCGGCTCGTCTCCGAAAAGCTGGCGCCCTCGGCGATGACAAGGAACGTCCTGAGGCAAACCGGATCCAGCAGGAGGCTATCGGAAAAAGCCATTGCACTCATCACGATAATCCGCGTTCACGCGGCGAGGCCGCCGACGATAATGCGCGCGTTGCAGTTGGCGCTTCCAACGAGAAAAGACAAGGAGGATGAAATGACGCTCTATTCCCGGCGCAAGCTACTTGCGACCAGCGCGGCCGGCGGCCTCATCGCAGCGGCTGCCGCGAGCGGCGCGGCGGCGGAAACCTACTCCGCCGCGGCCATGAGCGACCCAGGCCCGCGCGACGGCGCCGAAGAAGCCATCAATCCGTTCGAGTGGCAGGGGCTCCCGACCGATCATGGCAATCTTGGCACGTTGCGGCATTCTTTTTCGCAGGTGCACAATCGCCATACGGACGCCGGCTGGGCGCGCGAGGTCACTGTCCGCAATTTCCCGATCTCGAAGAACATGGCGGGCGTCAATATGCGGCTGCCGACCGGCGCGGTGCGCGAGCTGCATTGGCATGTTCCGGCCGAATGGGCCTTCGTGACCTATGGACAAGGCCGCATCACCGCCGTCGACTCCGGCGCGCAAAGATTCGTCGCCGATGTGAAGGCGGGCGACCTCTGGTTCTTCCCCGGCGGGGTGCCGCATTCGGTGCAGGGCCTCGGTCCGGACGGCTGCGAATTCGTCCTCGTCTTCAATGACGGCAATTTCTCCGAGGACTCGACCTTCCTGATCACCGACTGGTTCAACCACACGCCAAAAGACGTGCTCGCCAAGAATTTCGGCGTCCCCGCCGCGACCTTCGACAATACCAACCGGAAGGATCTATGGATCTTCGGCGCGCCTCTGCCGGGCGATCTTTCCGCCGACCTCGCCCAGAGCAAACAGCCCTTCGTGCCGAACGCCTACGCGTTCCCGCTCGGGGATCAGACGCCGGTGTTCCAATCGGCGGGGGGCGCCGTCCGCATCGCCGATTCGGAGAATTTTCCGGCAACTACAATGGCGGCCGCGCTTGTCGAAATCGCGCCCGGCGGCATGCGCGAATTGCACTGGCATCCGCTTTCGGACGAATGGCAGTATTACATCAGCGGAACCGCGCAAATGGGCATTTTCCACGGCGAGGGACGCAACAACACCGTCGAATTCCACCCAAGCGACGTCGGCTACGTGCCGCAGTCGATCGGCCATTATGTCAAAAACATCGGCAAGGATACGTTGCGTTTCCTCGAAGTCTTCACCTCGGCCAAATATGCCGACATCTCGCTGGCGTCATGGATGAACAATGTGCCGCATGAACTTGTGTCGGCTCATCTCAATATCGACGTCGATACCTTGCGCAAAATGGCGCAGAGCAAGACTCCGGTTGTGCCGGTCTAGCTCCTTCGCTAGAATCGCTGGAATGCAAACGTCAAGTCTGATGACCAGGGGCGGGCTGCGGCTCGCCCTTCGCGTCTCTTGACTTGCGTCCAGCCGCCAGCGAGAGCGGCGGAAACAGGGCTTGGGAGGGCCAATGTCTACAACAGTCGATCTTAAGGGCGGGGGACCCGCGCCCGGTTTTCTTTCGCGCGAAGCCACGGTGGCGAAGCCGGGCTTCAACCGGTGGCTCGTGCCTCCCGCCGCCCTCGCCATCCATCTTTGCATCGGCATGGCCTATGGCCTCAGCGTATTCTGGCTGCCGTTGTCGCGCGCGCTGGGACACGACAAGGCGATTGCATGCCCCGACATGTCGATCGCGACTGCGCTT contains these protein-coding regions:
- a CDS encoding LysR family transcriptional regulator; this encodes MSAMAFSDSLLLDPVCLRTFLVIAEGASFSETSRRLGLGQPTVSEHVRKLEKAVGRRLFIRDTHSITMTPEGQAMVAFARSILETNERAKRYFAGAKLRGRLRFGASEDLVLSWLPEILAGFVQNHPLVDLEFTIGLSSTLINRFDAGELDLVLCKRWPGEDRGDLVWRDKLVWISGEKEPPSQTDQAPLILYPPPSLTRFMAIAALERAGASWRIACTSGSLSGLVAAAEAGLGFMAHSRKLIPKGLIERAPREGMPPLGELEFVMLRSRRSAQPAVAELSAAIAVKGEKF
- a CDS encoding cupin domain-containing protein, with the translated sequence MTLYSRRKLLATSAAGGLIAAAAASGAAAETYSAAAMSDPGPRDGAEEAINPFEWQGLPTDHGNLGTLRHSFSQVHNRHTDAGWAREVTVRNFPISKNMAGVNMRLPTGAVRELHWHVPAEWAFVTYGQGRITAVDSGAQRFVADVKAGDLWFFPGGVPHSVQGLGPDGCEFVLVFNDGNFSEDSTFLITDWFNHTPKDVLAKNFGVPAATFDNTNRKDLWIFGAPLPGDLSADLAQSKQPFVPNAYAFPLGDQTPVFQSAGGAVRIADSENFPATTMAAALVEIAPGGMRELHWHPLSDEWQYYISGTAQMGIFHGEGRNNTVEFHPSDVGYVPQSIGHYVKNIGKDTLRFLEVFTSAKYADISLASWMNNVPHELVSAHLNIDVDTLRKMAQSKTPVVPV